A window from Methanomicrobia archaeon encodes these proteins:
- the rpsK gene encoding 30S ribosomal protein S11: AGLRIGKIEDVTPIPHDGTKRPGGKRGRRV, translated from the coding sequence GCTGGATTGCGGATCGGGAAGATCGAGGACGTGACACCAATCCCGCACGACGGCACGAAGCGGCCGGGTGGCAAGCGTGGTAGGCGCGTTTAA